One segment of Nyctibius grandis isolate bNycGra1 chromosome 11, bNycGra1.pri, whole genome shotgun sequence DNA contains the following:
- the LOC137668382 gene encoding E3 ubiquitin-protein ligase NEDD4 produces MKIHRTTILEDSYRRIIAVKRADFLKARLWIEFDGEKGLDYGGVAREWFFLLSKEMFNPYYGLFEYSAADNYTLQINPNSGLCNEDHLSYFKFIGRVAGMAVYHGKLLDAFFIRPFYKMMLQKPITLHDMESVDSEYYNSLRWILENDPTELDLRFIVDEELFGQTHQHELKSGGSEIVVTNKNKRDYIHLVIQWRFVSRVQKQMAAFKEGFFELIPQDLIKIFDENELELLMCGLGDVDVADWKLHTKYKNGYNINHQVIQWFWKAVLMMDSEKRIRLLQFVTGTSRVPMNGFAELYGSNGPQLFTVEQWGTPEKLPRAHTCFNRLDLPPYDSFEDLWDKLLLAIENTQGFDGVD; encoded by the exons atgaaaattcatCGCACAACAATCCTTGAAGATTCTTATAGAAGAATTATAGCTGTAAAGAGAGCAGATTTCCTTAAAGCAAGACTTTGGATTGAATTTGATGGTGAAAAAGGTCTAGACTATGGAGGAGTGGCCAGGGAAtggttcttccttctctctaaagAAATGTTTAATCCTTATTATGGATTGTTCGAATATTCGGCTGC AGATAACTATACTCTGCAGATCAATCCAAACTCTGGACTTTGCAATGAAGATCATCTCTCTTACTTCAAGTTTATAGGTCGTGTAGCTGGAATGGCTGTTTACCATGGCAAACTTTTGGATG ccttttttattCGTCCTTTTTACAAGATGATGCTCCAAAAACCAATAACACTTCATGATATGGAGTCTGTG GATAGTGAATATTACAATTCTCTGAGATGGATTCTTGAAAATGATCCAACAGAATTGGACCTCAGATTTATAGTTGATGAAGAACTTTTTGGTCAG ACCCATCAACATGAACTGAAAAGTGGTGGATCAGAAATAGTTGTCACCAACAAGAACAAGAGAGACTACATTCA tcTTGTAATTCAGTGGAGATTTGTGAGCAGAGTACAGAAACAAATGGCAGCCTTTAAAGAG GGCTTTTTTGAACTAATACCACAGGATCTGATTAaaatttttgatgaaaatgaGCTAGAG TTATTAATGTGTGGACTGGGAGATGTGGATGTGGCTGATTGGAAACTacatacaaaatacaaaaatggcTACAACATAAACCATCAAGTAATACAGTGGTTCTGGAAG GCAGTCTTAATGATGGACTCTGAAAAGAGAATAAGATTACTTCAATTTGTTACTGGCACATCACGCGTACCTATGAACGGGTTTGCTGAGCTGTATG GTTCAAATGGACCACAGTTGTTTACAGTTGAACAGTGGGGTACCCCTGAAAAACTGCCAAGAGCTCATACCTG ctttaatCGCTTGGATTTGCCTCCATATGACTCGTTTGAAGATTTATGGGATAAACTTCTTCTAGCGATTGAAAATACTCAGGGTTTTGATGGGGTTGATTAA